A single Brachyspira sp. SAP_772 DNA region contains:
- a CDS encoding TolC family protein, with amino-acid sequence VGSVSLNGVSPNTSGYFNSFGSMTNVDFFAGVQFSYPLGNRANEAQYKMAENSLYGIIAQYDMLEKDYNTQLQGYIYKFETYKNLMNSKRTQIRAINSRIATQLQKLDQGRLEIDDLLTSRLDLVATQTELLNLQYEFITTIFDYRALLAMDY; translated from the coding sequence GTAGGAAGCGTGAGTTTAAATGGTGTAAGCCCTAATACTTCTGGTTATTTTAATTCATTTGGAAGTATGACTAATGTTGACTTTTTTGCAGGAGTACAATTCTCCTACCCTCTTGGTAAYAGAGCTAATGAAGCACAATACAAAATGGCTGAAAACTCATTATACGGAATAATAGCTCAATATGATATGCTTGAAAAAGATTATAACACACAGCTTCAAGGATATATTTATAAATTTGAAACATATAAAAATTTAATGAACAGTAAAAGAACACAAATAAGAGCAATAAACTCAAGAATAGCAACTCAGCTTCAAAAACTTGACCAAGGACGTTTAGAAATAGATGATTTACTTACTTCAAGATTAGACTTAGTAGCAACGCAAACAGAACTCTTAAACTTACAATATGAGTTTATTACAACGATATTTGATTATAGAGCATTACTTGCTATGGACTACTAA